From the genome of Vicia villosa cultivar HV-30 ecotype Madison, WI linkage group LG2, Vvil1.0, whole genome shotgun sequence, one region includes:
- the LOC131646400 gene encoding homeobox-leucine zipper protein ATHB-13-like, whose product MHEMAFFQANFMLQTPHHHDDHHHHQPPSLNSILPQDYHGGPSFLGKRSMSFSSGIELGEEANIAEEDLSDDGSQAGEKKRRLNMEQVKTLEKSFELGNKLEPERKMQLARALNLQPRQVAIWFQNRRARWKTKQLEKDYDVLKRQYDAVKLDNDALQAQNQKLQAEIMALKSREPTESINLNKETEGSSSNRSENSSDIKLDISRTQASDSPLSTHHTTTTTTSRTFFPCPSARPPGGIAQLFQTSSRPEQLQCQKIDQLVKEESLSNMFCSMDDQTGFWPWLEQQQFN is encoded by the exons ATGCATGAGATGGCTTTCTTCCAAGCAAATTTCATGTTACAAACTCCCCATCACCAtgatgatcatcatcatcatcaaccacCTTCACTCAACTCAATTCTACCTCAAGATTATCATG GGGGACCATCATTTCTAGGGAAGAGATCTATGTCATTTTCATCAGGAATCGAACTCGGAGAAGAAGCCAATATAGCTGAGGAAGATTTATCAGATGATGGATCACAAGCTGGTGAGAAGAAGAGGAGGCTCAACATGGAACAAGTGAAAACACTTGAGAAGAGTTTTGAGCTTGGTAACAAGCTAGAGCCTGAAAGAAAAATGCAGCTTGCAAGAGCTCTTAACTTGCAACCTAGACAAGTTGCTATATGGTTTCAAAATAGAAGAGCAAGATGGAAGACAAAGCAGTTGGAAAAAGACTATGATGTCCTCAAAAGACAATATGATGCTGTTAAGTTAGACAATGATGCACTTCAAGCTCAAAACCAAAAACTTCAAGCTGAG atAATGGCATTGAAGAGTAGAGAACCAACTGAATCAATCAACCTAAATAAAGAAACAGAAGGATCAAGCAGCAATAGAAGTGAAAACAGTTCAGATATCAAGTTAGATATCTCAAGAACACAAGCTAGTGATAGTCCTCTATCAACACACCatacaacaaccacaacaacaagcAGAACCTTCTTTCCATGTCCATCTGCTAGGCCTCCAGGAGGAATTGCTCAACTTTTTCAAACATCTTCGAGGCCGGAACAACTTCAATGCCAAAAGATTGATCAATTGGTCAAAGAAGAAAGCCTAAGCAACATGTTTTGTAGCATGGATGATCAAACTGGATTTTGGCCATGGTTGGAGCAACAACAGTTCAATTGA